The following coding sequences lie in one Oncorhynchus gorbuscha isolate QuinsamMale2020 ecotype Even-year linkage group LG10, OgorEven_v1.0, whole genome shotgun sequence genomic window:
- the LOC124046406 gene encoding pleckstrin homology domain-containing family G member 3-like isoform X4, translating to MPEESHSTLHKGPMGEESPRLYSAVSVSDCHERPDGYSQLCADPSEGEAKRPVSLVSTLSSGSSRDSHSLHGSTTALPSSTPPPPSREDIDLELSPAKGAREQPQAQLQGLSQGGTRDQWRSHSQTRSQSNTSNRRAFAPLTPTSPFATEAMAPNPKLSYVDRVVMEIIETERMYVRDLRSIVEDYLAHIIDMDNLPIQPDQVSSLFGNIEDIYLFNSELLQSLDMCENDPVAVARCFVDKSDDFEIYTQYCTNYPNSVGALTDCMRSKTLAEFFSDRQASLKRSLPLGSYLLKPVQRILKYHLLLQDIAKHFDPDEEGYEVVQEAIDTMTGVAWYINDMKRKHEHSVRLQEIQSLLINWKGPDLTTFGELVLEGTFQVQRAKNTRMLFLFDKMLLITKKRGEHYVYKTHISCSTLMLLDSAKDPLHFSVIHFKHPKQPHTVQAKTVEEKRLWAHHIKRLILENHHTIVPQKAKEAILENDSLMMLCADPGSGRYRYSPERLKNAVSCQAEDFPAEGRHGRRRSEPAKQIVRTTKAILKDEEHCEVVDEKRPMRVRMDTSAQEISEMATVEAFTDQVYVKEVLPQISAPNVVVMEKSDENPPLYTEPDALPTLLPRQLETSQTPELEKRKEERYKEGEEKESGCSAHQQDEINSSSVTNGECSELEDGAVRTEPSRILTVSVLDQASVIAEHFVSSLSRRGSLVVSEELCSLGCPSPQPGSRSSSNPCLSTMLQEKAQTLVNSTPEPPLLLEANTSMPDPRPDHLMEVECQFTLSKQDRILIHKIRRYYEHAEHQDASFSITRRESLSYIPAGLVRHLSRQLNGKPQDQAVPGHRRSSPNIRPTFWSAFDLPGIEKEQRTNNTPVLEPQRAADPKPRSQSVNDAPVGDEEEFFRPSSDMVQVWQEIDVNGTLEEPKGSNSTEEIFHPRSHLSRKGGTSRDSPEAEYIEPMRILEESDMGSVSKKSPVPLPVIITPDPFSGHESCQNNIPKSWEIGAVSSAPIPRIISLCSEVDEDLILQDMEKMKNKVFQLARQYSQRIKNSRPVVRQRNREVEKHLAPKNLPAVYEEKVQKRDWGRANLMLSLNSYEQVVVHELRTPSPAPSLSSGASSRVTSPCPNGPPSPVQTEIFHWPHVQELRSKYTDPRLDPGSSHASPVSRSYSVPERMESCTEGCSTSWSLAGYSSSCNGSTEMNSALTDSLETTSSMAHRGVGSVGKAKPQPPLCRWNSLDHMLGTLPLHELQNLQVPTRSCCVAGQTTLPNENKVIIVERVPGARPVETGGKERVEEEGSKGKGQLKILKTLDCAKGSPLTSGKNTEGSLVKNLRVKFQNLGSTHEHLKTVKIMPI from the exons ATGCCAGAGGAGTCCCACAGTACTCTCCATAAGGGCCCAATGGGGGAAG AATCTCCTCGGTTGTACTCTGCCGTCTCCGTCAGTGATTGTCATGAGCGACCAGACGGCTACAGCCAGCTGTGTGCTGACCCTTCGGAGGGAGAGGCTAAGCGTCCAGTGAGCCTGGTGTCCACTCTGTCCTCTGGCTCCTCCAGGGACAGCCACAGCCTCCACGGCAGTACCAcggccctcccctcctccacaccaCCTCCCCCCAGTAGAGAGGACATTGACCTGGAGCTCAGCCCTGCAAAAGGAGCCAGGGAGCAGCCACAGGCCCAGCTACAGGGCCTCAGCCAGGGGGGGACCAGAGACCAGTGGCGGAGCCACAGTCAAACCAGGTCCCAGTCCAACACCTCCAACAGGAGAGCTTTTGCACCTCTGACCCCAACCTCACCCTTTGCCACTGAAGCCATGGCGCCCAACCCCAAGCTCAGCTACGTGGACCGTGTAGTCATGGAGATCATTGAGACGGAGCGCATGTATGTCAGGGACCTTCGCAGCATCGTGGAG GATTACCTGGCTCACATCATAGACATGGACAACCTTCCCATTCAACCAGACCAGGTTTCTTCCTTGTTTGGGAATATAGAGGACATCTATTTGTTTAACAG TGAGCTGCTGCAGTCTCTGGACATGTGTGAAAATGACCCTGTGGCTGTGGCCAGATGCTTTGTAGATAAG agTGATGATTTTGAGATCTACACGCAGTACTGCACAAACTATCCCAA CTCTGTGGGTGCACTGACAGACTGCATGAGGAGTAAGACCCTGGCCGAGTTCTTCAGCGATCGACAGGCCTCTCTCAAGCGTTCTCTCCCCCTGGGCTCCTACCTGCTCAAACCTGTCCAGAGGATCCTCAAATACCACCTGCTTCTGCAG GACATCGCCAAGCACTTTGACCCTGATGAGGAGGGCTATGAGGTGGTGCAGGAGGCCATCGACACCATGACCGGGGTGGCCTGGTACATCAATGACATGAAGAGGAAACACGAACACTCTGTCAGGCTGCAG gagatCCAGTCTCTCCTGATCAACTGGAAGGGCCCTGACCTCACTACATTTGGAGAGCTGGTCCTGGAAGGAACTTTCCAGGTACAACGTGCCAAGAATACCAGGATGCTGTTCCTCTTCGACAAGATGCTCCTCATCaccaagaagagaggagagcactaCGTCTACAAGACCCACATCTCG TGCTCAACTCTGATGCTGCTTGACAGTGCCAAGGACCCCCTGCACTTCAGTGTGATCCACTTCAAGCATCCCAAGCAGCCTCACACTGTGCAG GCCAAGACTGTAGAGGAGAAGCGCCTCTGGGCTCATCATATCAAGAGGCTGATTCTAGAGAACCACCACACCATCGTCCCACAGAAG GCAAAAGAGGCCATCCTGGAAAATGATTCTCTCA TGATGCTGTGTGCAGACCCAGGATCAGGGAGGTACCGTTACAGCCCAGAGAGGCTGAAGAACGCTGTATCCTGCCAGGCTGAAGATTTCCCTGCAGAAGGACGGCACGGACGCAGGAGATCAG AACCAGCGAAACAGATTGTGAGGACAACCAAAG CCATTCTGAAG GATGAAGAACACTGTGAGGTTGTAGATGAGAAGAGACCAATGAGGGTGAGGATGGATACATCAGCCCAGGAGATCAGTGAAATGGCTACAGTGGAGGCCTTCACTGACCAG GTGTATGTGAAGGAGGTGCTTCCTCAAATCAGTGCTCCTAATGTAGTGGTGATGGAAAAGAGTGACGAGAACCCACCCCTATACACAGAGCCTGATGCCTTGCCCACCCTGCTTCCCAGACAGCTTGAGACATCTCAGACACCGGAGCttgagaagaggaaagaggaaaggtacaaagaaggagaagagaaggagagtggCTGCTCTGCCCACCAACAGGATGAGATTAACTCCTCATCAGTGACCAATGGAGAGTGTTCAGAGTTGGAGGATGGGGCGGTGCGGACTGAGCCCAGCAGAATtctaactgtctctgtgttggaCCAGGCCAGTGTAATTGCTGAGCATTTTGTCAGCAGCCTGTCCCGGAGAGGCAGCCTGGTGGTCTCAGAGGAGCTGTGTTCCCTGGGCTGCCCCTCACCTCAGCcgggcagcaggagcagcagcaaccCCTGTCTGAGCACCATGCTCCAGGAGAAGGCCCAGACCCTGGTCAACTCCACCCCAGAACCCCCACTGCTCCTGGAGGCCAACACCTCAATGCCTGACCCTAGACCAGACCACCTCATGGAGGTGGAGTGCCAGTTCACTCTCTCCAAGCAAGACCGGATACTCATCCACAAGATCAGGAGGTACTACGAACATGCTGAGCACCAGGACGCCAGCTTCAGTATCACACGCAGGGAGAGCCTGTCCTATATCCCTGCAGGCCTGGTCAGACACCTGAGCCGGCAGCTTAACGGCAAACCCCAGGACCAGGCGGTTCCAGGGCACCGGAGGAGCTCCCCGAACATCCGGCCCACCTTTTGGTCAGCTTTCGACCTTCCTGGCATAGAAAAGGAGCAGAGGACTAATAATACCCCTGTGCTGGAGCCACAGAGAGCTGCAGACCCAAAGCCCAGGTCCCAGAGTGTCAATGATGCTCCTGTTGGAGATGAGGAAGAGTTCTTCAGACCCTCCTCGGACATGGTCCAAGTGTGGCAAGAGATAGATGTCAATGGGACCCTTGAGGAACCCAAGGGTTCCAATAGTACAGAGGAAATTTTCCATCCCAGATCACATCTATCCCGGAAGGGGGGAACCAGCAGAGATAGCCCTGAAGCTGAGTACATCGAGCCCATGAGGATCCTGGAGGAGTCAGACATGGGCAGTGTCTCAAAGAAATCTCCAGTCCCATTGCCTGTCATAATCACCCCAGACCCCTTCTCAGGGCACGAGTCCTGCCAGAATAATATTCCCAAATCCTGGGAGATAGGCGCGGTCAGTAGCGCTCCCATCCCCAGGATAATCAGTCTGTGTTCAGAGGTAGATGAGGACCTGATCCTGCAGGACATGGAGAAGATGAAGAACAAGGTGTTCCAGCTGGCCCGCCAGTACAGCCAGCGCATCAAGAACAGTAGGCCTGTGGTGAGGCAGAGGAACAGGGAAGTTGAGAAACACCTTGCCCCCAAGAACCTGCCAGCTGTCTACGAGGAGAAGGTCCAAAAGAGAGACTGGG GTAGAGCTAACCTGATGCTGTCACTCAACTCCTATGAGCAAGTGGTTGTGCATGAGCTGAGGACCCCAAGCCCAGCCCCAAGCCTCAGTTCTGGGGCCAGCTCACGGGTCACGTCCCCTTGCCCCAACGGTCCTCCGAGCCCAGTGCAGACAGAGATTTTCCACTGGCCACATGTCCAAGAGCTGCGCTCTAAATACACTGACCCCAGGCTGGACCCGGGTTCCTCCCATGCCTCACCTGTCAGCCGTAGCTACTCCGTCccagagaggatggagagttgCACTGAGGGGTGCAGCACCTCATGGAGCCTTGCTGGCTATTCATCCAGCTGCAACGGCTCCACAGAAATGAACAGTGCTCTAACAGACTCCCTTGAGACTACGTCATCCATGGCCCACCGGGGTGTGGGCTCTGTGGGGAAGGCTAAGCCCCAGCCCCCGCTGTGCAGGTGGAACTCTTTGGATCACATGCTGGGAACACTGCCTCTACATGAACTGCAAAACCTCCAGGTGCCCACGAGGAGCTGTTGCGTGGCTGGTCAGACCACCCTGCCCAACGAGAACAAGGTCATTATAGTGGAGAGGGTTCCTGGCGCAAGGCCTGTGGAgactggagggaaggagagggtagaggaggaaggctctaaagGAAAGGGCCAACTCAAAATCTTGAAAACCCTCGACTGTGCCAAAGGGTCTCCACTGACTTCAGGCAAAAATACTGAGGGTAGTCTGGTAAAAAACTTACGGGTGAAATTCCAGAACTTGGGTTCAACACATGAACACTTGAAAACTGTAAAGATCATGCCTATTTGA
- the LOC124046406 gene encoding pleckstrin homology domain-containing family G member 3-like isoform X3: MPEESHSTLHKGPMGEESPRLYSAVSVSDCHERPDGYSQLCADPSEGEAKRPVSLVSTLSSGSSRDSHSLHGSTTALPSSTPPPPSREDIDLELSPAKGAREQPQAQLQGLSQGGTRDQWRSHSQTRSQSNTSNRRAFAPLTPTSPFATEAMAPNPKLSYVDRVVMEIIETERMYVRDLRSIVEDYLAHIIDMDNLPIQPDQVSSLFGNIEDIYLFNSELLQSLDMCENDPVAVARCFVDKSDDFEIYTQYCTNYPNSVGALTDCMRSKTLAEFFSDRQASLKRSLPLGSYLLKPVQRILKYHLLLQDIAKHFDPDEEGYEVVQEAIDTMTGVAWYINDMKRKHEHSVRLQEIQSLLINWKGPDLTTFGELVLEGTFQVQRAKNTRMLFLFDKMLLITKKRGEHYVYKTHISCSTLMLLDSAKDPLHFSVIHFKHPKQPHTVQAKTVEEKRLWAHHIKRLILENHHTIVPQKAKEAILENDSLMMLCADPGSGRYRYSPERLKNAVSCQAEDFPAEGRHGRRRSEPAKQIVRTTKAILKHADSEGALLGDRRSLQPSASVSMLGSSLGKPKAERPSVQEDQEELCPSDGEDPRPGSPPLQGGTEQEEEEKGEMNMDDILMEDDQDEEHCEVVDEKRPMRVRMDTSAQEISEMATVEAFTDQVYVKEVLPQISAPNVVVMEKSDENPPLYTEPDALPTLLPRQLETSQTPELEKRKEERYKEGEEKESGCSAHQQDEINSSSVTNGECSELEDGAVRTEPSRILTVSVLDQASVIAEHFVSSLSRRGSLVVSEELCSLGCPSPQPGSRSSSNPCLSTMLQEKAQTLVNSTPEPPLLLEANTSMPDPRPDHLMEVECQFTLSKQDRILIHKIRRYYEHAEHQDASFSITRRESLSYIPAGLVRHLSRQLNGKPQDQAVPGHRRSSPNIRPTFWSAFDLPGIEKEQRTNNTPVLEPQRAADPKPRSQSVNDAPVGDEEEFFRPSSDMVQVWQEIDVNGTLEEPKGSNSTEEIFHPRSHLSRKGGTSRDSPEAEYIEPMRILEESDMGSVSKKSPVPLPVIITPDPFSGHESCQNNIPKSWEIGAVSSAPIPRIISLCSEVDEDLILQDMEKMKNKVFQLARQYSQRIKNSRPVVRQRNREVEKHLAPKNLPAVYEEKVQKRDWGRANLMLSLNSYEQVVVHELRTPSPAPSLSSGASSRVTSPCPNGPPSPVQTEIFHWPHVQELRSKYTDPRLDPGSSHASPVSRSYSVPERMESCTEGCSTSWSLAGYSSSCNGSTEMNSALTDSLETTSSMAHRGVGSVGKAKPQPPLCRWNSLDHMLGTLPLHELQNLQVPTRSCCVAGQTTLPNENKVIIVERVPGARPVETGGKERVEEEGSKGKGQLKILKTLDCAKGSPLTSGKNTEGSLVKNLRVKFQNLGSTHEHLKTVKIMPI; this comes from the exons ATGCCAGAGGAGTCCCACAGTACTCTCCATAAGGGCCCAATGGGGGAAG AATCTCCTCGGTTGTACTCTGCCGTCTCCGTCAGTGATTGTCATGAGCGACCAGACGGCTACAGCCAGCTGTGTGCTGACCCTTCGGAGGGAGAGGCTAAGCGTCCAGTGAGCCTGGTGTCCACTCTGTCCTCTGGCTCCTCCAGGGACAGCCACAGCCTCCACGGCAGTACCAcggccctcccctcctccacaccaCCTCCCCCCAGTAGAGAGGACATTGACCTGGAGCTCAGCCCTGCAAAAGGAGCCAGGGAGCAGCCACAGGCCCAGCTACAGGGCCTCAGCCAGGGGGGGACCAGAGACCAGTGGCGGAGCCACAGTCAAACCAGGTCCCAGTCCAACACCTCCAACAGGAGAGCTTTTGCACCTCTGACCCCAACCTCACCCTTTGCCACTGAAGCCATGGCGCCCAACCCCAAGCTCAGCTACGTGGACCGTGTAGTCATGGAGATCATTGAGACGGAGCGCATGTATGTCAGGGACCTTCGCAGCATCGTGGAG GATTACCTGGCTCACATCATAGACATGGACAACCTTCCCATTCAACCAGACCAGGTTTCTTCCTTGTTTGGGAATATAGAGGACATCTATTTGTTTAACAG TGAGCTGCTGCAGTCTCTGGACATGTGTGAAAATGACCCTGTGGCTGTGGCCAGATGCTTTGTAGATAAG agTGATGATTTTGAGATCTACACGCAGTACTGCACAAACTATCCCAA CTCTGTGGGTGCACTGACAGACTGCATGAGGAGTAAGACCCTGGCCGAGTTCTTCAGCGATCGACAGGCCTCTCTCAAGCGTTCTCTCCCCCTGGGCTCCTACCTGCTCAAACCTGTCCAGAGGATCCTCAAATACCACCTGCTTCTGCAG GACATCGCCAAGCACTTTGACCCTGATGAGGAGGGCTATGAGGTGGTGCAGGAGGCCATCGACACCATGACCGGGGTGGCCTGGTACATCAATGACATGAAGAGGAAACACGAACACTCTGTCAGGCTGCAG gagatCCAGTCTCTCCTGATCAACTGGAAGGGCCCTGACCTCACTACATTTGGAGAGCTGGTCCTGGAAGGAACTTTCCAGGTACAACGTGCCAAGAATACCAGGATGCTGTTCCTCTTCGACAAGATGCTCCTCATCaccaagaagagaggagagcactaCGTCTACAAGACCCACATCTCG TGCTCAACTCTGATGCTGCTTGACAGTGCCAAGGACCCCCTGCACTTCAGTGTGATCCACTTCAAGCATCCCAAGCAGCCTCACACTGTGCAG GCCAAGACTGTAGAGGAGAAGCGCCTCTGGGCTCATCATATCAAGAGGCTGATTCTAGAGAACCACCACACCATCGTCCCACAGAAG GCAAAAGAGGCCATCCTGGAAAATGATTCTCTCA TGATGCTGTGTGCAGACCCAGGATCAGGGAGGTACCGTTACAGCCCAGAGAGGCTGAAGAACGCTGTATCCTGCCAGGCTGAAGATTTCCCTGCAGAAGGACGGCACGGACGCAGGAGATCAG AACCAGCGAAACAGATTGTGAGGACAACCAAAG CCATTCTGAAG CATGCGGACAGTGAAGGTGCTCTGCTGGGGGACAGGCGTTCCCTGCAACCCTCTGCTAGTGTCAGTATGCTGGGCTCCAGTCTAGGCAAGCCCAAGGCTGAGAGGCCTAGTGTACAGGAGGACCAGGAGGAGCTATGTCCCAGTGATGGTGAGGATCCTAGGCCAGGGTCCCCGCCCCTCCAGGGGGGcactgagcaggaggaggaggagaagggggagatgaACATGGATGATATTCTGATGGAGGACGACCAG GATGAAGAACACTGTGAGGTTGTAGATGAGAAGAGACCAATGAGGGTGAGGATGGATACATCAGCCCAGGAGATCAGTGAAATGGCTACAGTGGAGGCCTTCACTGACCAG GTGTATGTGAAGGAGGTGCTTCCTCAAATCAGTGCTCCTAATGTAGTGGTGATGGAAAAGAGTGACGAGAACCCACCCCTATACACAGAGCCTGATGCCTTGCCCACCCTGCTTCCCAGACAGCTTGAGACATCTCAGACACCGGAGCttgagaagaggaaagaggaaaggtacaaagaaggagaagagaaggagagtggCTGCTCTGCCCACCAACAGGATGAGATTAACTCCTCATCAGTGACCAATGGAGAGTGTTCAGAGTTGGAGGATGGGGCGGTGCGGACTGAGCCCAGCAGAATtctaactgtctctgtgttggaCCAGGCCAGTGTAATTGCTGAGCATTTTGTCAGCAGCCTGTCCCGGAGAGGCAGCCTGGTGGTCTCAGAGGAGCTGTGTTCCCTGGGCTGCCCCTCACCTCAGCcgggcagcaggagcagcagcaaccCCTGTCTGAGCACCATGCTCCAGGAGAAGGCCCAGACCCTGGTCAACTCCACCCCAGAACCCCCACTGCTCCTGGAGGCCAACACCTCAATGCCTGACCCTAGACCAGACCACCTCATGGAGGTGGAGTGCCAGTTCACTCTCTCCAAGCAAGACCGGATACTCATCCACAAGATCAGGAGGTACTACGAACATGCTGAGCACCAGGACGCCAGCTTCAGTATCACACGCAGGGAGAGCCTGTCCTATATCCCTGCAGGCCTGGTCAGACACCTGAGCCGGCAGCTTAACGGCAAACCCCAGGACCAGGCGGTTCCAGGGCACCGGAGGAGCTCCCCGAACATCCGGCCCACCTTTTGGTCAGCTTTCGACCTTCCTGGCATAGAAAAGGAGCAGAGGACTAATAATACCCCTGTGCTGGAGCCACAGAGAGCTGCAGACCCAAAGCCCAGGTCCCAGAGTGTCAATGATGCTCCTGTTGGAGATGAGGAAGAGTTCTTCAGACCCTCCTCGGACATGGTCCAAGTGTGGCAAGAGATAGATGTCAATGGGACCCTTGAGGAACCCAAGGGTTCCAATAGTACAGAGGAAATTTTCCATCCCAGATCACATCTATCCCGGAAGGGGGGAACCAGCAGAGATAGCCCTGAAGCTGAGTACATCGAGCCCATGAGGATCCTGGAGGAGTCAGACATGGGCAGTGTCTCAAAGAAATCTCCAGTCCCATTGCCTGTCATAATCACCCCAGACCCCTTCTCAGGGCACGAGTCCTGCCAGAATAATATTCCCAAATCCTGGGAGATAGGCGCGGTCAGTAGCGCTCCCATCCCCAGGATAATCAGTCTGTGTTCAGAGGTAGATGAGGACCTGATCCTGCAGGACATGGAGAAGATGAAGAACAAGGTGTTCCAGCTGGCCCGCCAGTACAGCCAGCGCATCAAGAACAGTAGGCCTGTGGTGAGGCAGAGGAACAGGGAAGTTGAGAAACACCTTGCCCCCAAGAACCTGCCAGCTGTCTACGAGGAGAAGGTCCAAAAGAGAGACTGGG GTAGAGCTAACCTGATGCTGTCACTCAACTCCTATGAGCAAGTGGTTGTGCATGAGCTGAGGACCCCAAGCCCAGCCCCAAGCCTCAGTTCTGGGGCCAGCTCACGGGTCACGTCCCCTTGCCCCAACGGTCCTCCGAGCCCAGTGCAGACAGAGATTTTCCACTGGCCACATGTCCAAGAGCTGCGCTCTAAATACACTGACCCCAGGCTGGACCCGGGTTCCTCCCATGCCTCACCTGTCAGCCGTAGCTACTCCGTCccagagaggatggagagttgCACTGAGGGGTGCAGCACCTCATGGAGCCTTGCTGGCTATTCATCCAGCTGCAACGGCTCCACAGAAATGAACAGTGCTCTAACAGACTCCCTTGAGACTACGTCATCCATGGCCCACCGGGGTGTGGGCTCTGTGGGGAAGGCTAAGCCCCAGCCCCCGCTGTGCAGGTGGAACTCTTTGGATCACATGCTGGGAACACTGCCTCTACATGAACTGCAAAACCTCCAGGTGCCCACGAGGAGCTGTTGCGTGGCTGGTCAGACCACCCTGCCCAACGAGAACAAGGTCATTATAGTGGAGAGGGTTCCTGGCGCAAGGCCTGTGGAgactggagggaaggagagggtagaggaggaaggctctaaagGAAAGGGCCAACTCAAAATCTTGAAAACCCTCGACTGTGCCAAAGGGTCTCCACTGACTTCAGGCAAAAATACTGAGGGTAGTCTGGTAAAAAACTTACGGGTGAAATTCCAGAACTTGGGTTCAACACATGAACACTTGAAAACTGTAAAGATCATGCCTATTTGA